Below is a genomic region from Microbacterium sp. KUDC0406.
TTCCGCAGAGACCACCGGCGCGACGACGGAGCGCCGCTCCTGGGTGCCGATGATCGGGCTGTTCCTCGCACAGGTGCTGATGTCGTTCAACGTGGCGGCGCTGCCGATCTCGCTCGGCGGCATGGTGCAGGACTTCGGGGTGCCCCCGACCGTCGCCAGCTCCACGATCGTGGTCTACGGTCTCGCCGTCGCGGCCCTGGTCATGACGGGAGCGAAGCTCGGCCAGCGCATCGGGTGGGTGCTCATCTTCCGCGCGGTGCTGGTCGTCTTCGCAGCATCCTCGCTGATCATGATCCTCTCGCCGAGCATGGGCTGGGCGATCGCCGGGCAGGTGCTCGCAGGGGCCGCGGCGGCGATCATCGTGCCGGCGCTGGTGGCGCTCATCGCGGAGAACTACCGCGGCGAGCAGCAGGCCACAGCGGTCGGATCGCTCGGTTCGGCGCGGGCGATCTCCGGCGTCACCGCGTTCTTCATCGGCGGCACTCTCGGCACCTTCGTCGGCTGGCGGCCGATCTTCATGATCACGCTGGGCATCGCCGTCGCCGTCTTCCTGCTCAGCTTCAGACTGCGCTCCGACAAGGGCGACTCCGCGGTGAAGATCGACCTGGTCGCCTCGCTGCTCATCGGTGCGGCGATCGTGCTGCTCACGGTCGGGTTCAACAATCTGAACGGCTGGGGCATCCTGTACGCACGCGAGGGCGCGCCGTTCAGCGTCGGTGGCATGTCGCCCGCGCCGATCCTCGTGGTGCTCGGCATCGTGCTCGGGCAGTGCTTCTTCCTGTGGACCAGGCGGCGGATGCGCCGTGGCCAGGTGCCCCTGGTCGACCTCGGCGTGCTGGGGCACAAGCGCGAGCGCGCCGCCGTGTACGCGATGTTCATCATCGTCGCGATGGAGGCGGCCGTGAACTTCACCGTTCCGACTTACATCCAGGTGGTGCAGGGCCGCACCCCCTTCGACACCTCGCTGGCGATGATGCCCTTCAACCTCACCGTGTTCGTCACCGCGACGCTCATCGTGAGGTTCTACAAGCGGTACACCCCTCGCACGATCGCGCTGTTCTCGTTCGCGCTGACGACCGCCGCGCTGGTGTGGCTGTCGTTCGTCGTGACGAACAACTGGGAGACGCTGCCGACGATCCTCGGCCTGATCGTGTTCGGCATCGGCCAGGGCGCGCTGGTCACCCTGGTGTTCAACGTGCTGGTCACCGCCGCGCCGAAGGAGCTCGCCGGCGACGTCGGCTCGATCCGCGGCACGACGCAGAACCTCGCCTCGGCGGTCGGGACGGCCGTCATGGGCGCCGTGCTCGTGACCACGCTGAGCATCGGCGTGGCGGGCGCCGTCTCCGAGCATCCCGAGCTGCCTCCCGAGCTCGTCGCCCAGGTCGACCTCGACAGCGTGAACTTCATCAGCAATGACGACCTGCGCGCAGCGCTGGAGCGCACGGATGCCGATGAGGCCCAGGTCGAGGCGGCGGTCGCCCTGAACGAGGAGCAGCGCCTGCGCACCCTCAAGCTCGGTTTCCTCATCCTCGCCGGCATCAGCCTGCTCGCGGCGATCCCCGCGTCCCGCCTGCCCAGGTACCGGCCGGGCGAGATCCCGGCGCCGGACGAGCCGAAGGACGCCTGACTCGCCGCCGCGGCCACGGGAGTCAGGGCGAGGCGGGCCAGTCGTCGGAGCGAGGCGGACTGCCGTCAGAGCGAGTCGGGCGGCGTCAGAGGCAGGGGAGTGCTCGCGCCGGTCACGGTGGCCTCGCGCTGCTCCGCGTGGAACGCGTCGGCGAGCGCGCGAACGACGTCGGAGGTCGCGGAGGCGCCGTCGGCCGGAGGATGCCAGAATCCGACGGTCGCGATCACCCGCGCCGGCGACACGGCCGACACCGTGGCTGCGGGGTCCGAGACCGCGGCGGAAGCTGTGCCGGCGACGCCGGCGAGCCGCGCCAGCAGGGCCTCGACCGTGTCGTCGTCGCGCCGTTCGAGCCGCACCTGCACCTGGCTGCGGCTCCTCCCGTGCGACGAGAGATTGACCACCGAGTCCGAGAGCAGCTTGGAGTTGGGCACGTGCACGGTCGCACCGTCGGCGGTCACCAGGATCACGGCGCGCGCATTGAGCTCTGCGACCGTGCCGGTCATCGCTCCATCGGGTGTGTCCACCTGCACGATGTCGCCGACCTGCACAGTGCGACGCGACTGGATGACGACGCTCGAGGCGAAGTTGTCCGCGGTCCCGCGCAGCACCAGGACCACGACGACGCCGACGAGGATGACGACAGCGAGCAGGGGCTGGATGTTGGCGCCCAGGATCGCGAGCGCCAGGCCGATCCCGAACGCGATGACGAGATACTCCACGCCGCGCGAGACCGGCTGCACATAGGCCTCCGGGATGTTCGGCACCTTGCGCAGCAGGGCGACCATGCCCCGGTGGGCGTAGCGTGCGGCGATCCAGCCGAGGATGCCGACGATGGCGGCCACCACGAGCTGCCACCACTGGATCCCGGCGAACTGAGCGGAGAGATCGGGCATGCCGCCAGTCTGGCACGACGAGGGGGCGCCGCCTACGGCCGGCGCCCCCTCCTCGGTCGTGCTCTCAGCTGAGCAGCTTCGCCTTGGCGGCGTCGAACTCGGCGTCGCTGAGCAGGCCCTGCTGCTTGAGTGCCGCGAGCTTCTGCAGCTCGGCGACGACATCGGTGCCGCCGGCAGGTGCTGCCGGCGCGGCGGGTGCAGGAGCCGCATACTGCGCGGCAGCTGCCTGCGCCGCGGCATTCAGCTGCGCCTGCTGCTGAGCGGCCTCGTACTGCTCCTGCTCGTACTGATCCTGCGCCTTGCGCTGCTGGCGATTCGCCATGGCGCCGCTCACCGCGCCGGCGGTGCCGGCGACGACGGCGGTGCGGGCTGCGAGGCCGACCAGGCCGGGGCGTCCGATCCTGCGGAACATCGGCATATCAGGCTCCTTCGTTCTCGAGGTGGTCGATGAGGGCGTTCACGACGGGCGCGGGGATGCGCTCGTGCTGCAGCACGACACCGCCGGAAGCGGCGAGGCGGCGGGCGAGCTCGCGCTGGTAGGTCAGCTCGACGGCGACGAGCGCC
It encodes:
- a CDS encoding MFS transporter; the protein is MTTSAETTGATTERRSWVPMIGLFLAQVLMSFNVAALPISLGGMVQDFGVPPTVASSTIVVYGLAVAALVMTGAKLGQRIGWVLIFRAVLVVFAASSLIMILSPSMGWAIAGQVLAGAAAAIIVPALVALIAENYRGEQQATAVGSLGSARAISGVTAFFIGGTLGTFVGWRPIFMITLGIAVAVFLLSFRLRSDKGDSAVKIDLVASLLIGAAIVLLTVGFNNLNGWGILYAREGAPFSVGGMSPAPILVVLGIVLGQCFFLWTRRRMRRGQVPLVDLGVLGHKRERAAVYAMFIIVAMEAAVNFTVPTYIQVVQGRTPFDTSLAMMPFNLTVFVTATLIVRFYKRYTPRTIALFSFALTTAALVWLSFVVTNNWETLPTILGLIVFGIGQGALVTLVFNVLVTAAPKELAGDVGSIRGTTQNLASAVGTAVMGAVLVTTLSIGVAGAVSEHPELPPELVAQVDLDSVNFISNDDLRAALERTDADEAQVEAAVALNEEQRLRTLKLGFLILAGISLLAAIPASRLPRYRPGEIPAPDEPKDA
- a CDS encoding mechanosensitive ion channel domain-containing protein, coding for MPDLSAQFAGIQWWQLVVAAIVGILGWIAARYAHRGMVALLRKVPNIPEAYVQPVSRGVEYLVIAFGIGLALAILGANIQPLLAVVILVGVVVVLVLRGTADNFASSVVIQSRRTVQVGDIVQVDTPDGAMTGTVAELNARAVILVTADGATVHVPNSKLLSDSVVNLSSHGRSRSQVQVRLERRDDDTVEALLARLAGVAGTASAAVSDPAATVSAVSPARVIATVGFWHPPADGASATSDVVRALADAFHAEQREATVTGASTPLPLTPPDSL
- a CDS encoding SHOCT domain-containing protein, translated to MPMFRRIGRPGLVGLAARTAVVAGTAGAVSGAMANRQQRKAQDQYEQEQYEAAQQQAQLNAAAQAAAAQYAAPAPAAPAAPAGGTDVVAELQKLAALKQQGLLSDAEFDAAKAKLLS